Genomic DNA from Calditrichota bacterium:
AGTCCGCCGGGCGAATGACAGGCGGCTGCTGGTGCCTTTGGATATTAGCTCGGCCTTTGCGTTCGCCGTAGCACGGAGAGTCCTGCGACCGGCGCAACAAAGACCTTGCATGGCTGGAGCAAAATGGCTATATTGGCGAGGACCCAATCGGAGACGCCTATGCCAGAATGCCTCTTGCTCAGGAATTGCCTTCCTTACGATGCGGGCGGAAAGTCCGCGCCAATTGACCTCTTGCTCGAAAACGGGCGCATCGCGAAGATGGGGCCGAGGCTCTCGGTCCCGCGGGGAGCGAACATCCTGGAAGCCGAAGGCCGGGTGGTGGCGCCGGGATTCATTGACGTGCACATTCAGGGCGCAGGCGGCGCAGACGTGCTGGACGGGACAAAGGACGCCCTCCGCACCATTGCCCGCACCCTGCCGCAGTTCGGCACCACGAGCTTTTTGGCCACTACTGCCTTTCACTTTGACAAAGCGAACCATCACCTGGAGGTGGCTGCCAACCTCGCGGGGAAAGACTTAGGAGGCGCGAACCTGCTGGGTATTCACCTCGAGGGGCCGTTCATCAACCCGGACAAGCGCGGCGGAATGAGTCCCACCTGCATCGGGCCACCGTCCTCCCGGACATTGGCCGACATTCTCCAGCTCACCGGCGACGCGCTCAAGATGATGACCATTGCCCCCGAGCTGGACGGCGCGATACCGCTGGTCGACGAGCTCCTCGCCAAGGGGGTAGTGCCTGCATTTGGGCATTCGGCGGCAACTTATGAGCAGGCGGCCATGGGTTTTGGTGCTGGCATCAGGCACGTCACCCATCTGTTCAATGCCATGGCGCCGTTTCACCATCGGGAGCCTGGCCCCTTGCCTGCCATAGCGGAGACCGGGGGCGTGACGGTGCAGCTCATCGCCGATGGCGTGCATGTCCATCCGGCCGCCGTGCGGCTGGCGTGGCGCCTTTTCGGCCCGCGAGGGATCGTGTGCATCACCGACGGCATCCAGGCCCTCGGCCTGCCGGAGGGCAGGTATGTTTACAACGGCAGGGAGTACGAAGCGCGGGACGGGATCGCTCGCTACTTAGACGGCACGCTCATCGGCACGGCAATGGGGCTGAACAGCCTGGTACGGCGGTTGCAGGTCTTCACCTGCTGTTCGCTCGCGCAGGCCATCGATACGGTGAGCGCGAACCCCGCACGCCTGCTCGGCCTTGCCGGCAAGGGTGAGCTTGCCGTGGGAGCGGATGCCGACCTGGTGCTGCTGGAAGAGGGGCTTGCCGTCTGGGCAACGATAGTCGGAGGGAAGATCCGCCATCGCAGAGATTAATGCTGGCCAAACCTCCGCGCGCGTAAGGTTCCGCGGAGGTACAGGTGTACGGCGGCGCCGCGCCCACGCATTGTGGTGCTGGGCCAGAAAGAAGTGAGCCAATTCTGAGAGTCGGCCGCGCTAAGCGGTGCCCTGCACTCCACAAAAAACACAGGCCAACTCCGGAGAGTTAGCCTTCGCAGATGGCAATCTTGCAGTGGCGCATGGAGGGCGGATACCGCCGCTCGGATGCGCTGCAGGGCCGTCATGGGGCGCGCTAAAGCTCGCGGCTCCCCTGAGTCATTTGCCCTGCTACACCCCCGCTATCCTCCTCTTGTACTCCGCCAGTGCCTCGCTCAACCGCTCACGAGCCGTCGTGTCGCCG
This window encodes:
- the nagA gene encoding N-acetylglucosamine-6-phosphate deacetylase, whose protein sequence is MPECLLLRNCLPYDAGGKSAPIDLLLENGRIAKMGPRLSVPRGANILEAEGRVVAPGFIDVHIQGAGGADVLDGTKDALRTIARTLPQFGTTSFLATTAFHFDKANHHLEVAANLAGKDLGGANLLGIHLEGPFINPDKRGGMSPTCIGPPSSRTLADILQLTGDALKMMTIAPELDGAIPLVDELLAKGVVPAFGHSAATYEQAAMGFGAGIRHVTHLFNAMAPFHHREPGPLPAIAETGGVTVQLIADGVHVHPAAVRLAWRLFGPRGIVCITDGIQALGLPEGRYVYNGREYEARDGIARYLDGTLIGTAMGLNSLVRRLQVFTCCSLAQAIDTVSANPARLLGLAGKGELAVGADADLVLLEEGLAVWATIVGGKIRHRRD